In Streptomyces capitiformicae, one genomic interval encodes:
- a CDS encoding carbon starvation CstA family protein — protein MRTANVRTIVIWTLVALVAAAGWSVLALARGENVSAAWMVAAALGSYAIAYRFYARFIAYKVLKVDKTRATPAERLNNGIDFHPTDRRVLLGHHFAAIAGAGPLVGPVLAAQMGYLPGTIWIIAGVVFAGAVQDMVVLFFSTRRDGRSLGQMAREEIGPFGGAAALVAAFAIMIILLGVLALVIVNALAQSPWGTFSIAMTVPIALLMGFYLRVLRPGRVAEVSLIGVGLLLLALVAGRWVAESSWADTFTLAPSTLVIWLVAYGFIASILPVWMLLAPRDYLSTFMKIGTIVLLALGVVFALPTLKMDAVTGFASRGDGPVFAGSLFPFVFITIACGALSGFHSLISSGTTPKMIQKETQVRMIGYGSMLMESSVAVMALIAASIIDPGLYFAMNAPAGVIGDTVQNASQVVGSWGYSISPGELAAAAQNVEEASLLSRTGGAPTLAVGVSEIFSQVTGDGLRAFWYHFAIMFEALFILTALDAGTRVGRFMLQDTLGNLYRPFKDVSWKPGLVITSAIVCGLWGYFLWVGVHEPLGGINQLFPIFGISNQLLAAVALAVCTTLLVKSGRLKWAWITGVPLAWDATVTLTASYQKVFSSDPRVGFFEQRGVYQAGIDRGEVIAPAKSMDDMHTIVTNSTVDGVLSAVLALLIVVVIADAVRVCVRHVRRPALSTLSEAKYVESKIVAPAGLIPTKEEKEDERRAVASAGG, from the coding sequence GTGCGTACCGCGAACGTCAGAACCATCGTCATCTGGACCCTCGTCGCCCTCGTCGCGGCGGCTGGTTGGTCCGTGCTCGCGCTGGCCAGGGGCGAGAACGTGTCGGCGGCCTGGATGGTCGCGGCCGCGCTCGGCTCGTACGCGATCGCCTACCGCTTCTACGCCAGGTTCATCGCGTACAAGGTCCTCAAGGTCGACAAGACCCGGGCCACTCCGGCGGAGCGCCTCAACAACGGCATCGACTTCCATCCGACCGACCGCCGGGTGCTGCTCGGCCACCACTTCGCGGCGATCGCGGGCGCGGGCCCGCTCGTCGGCCCCGTACTGGCCGCGCAGATGGGCTATCTGCCGGGCACGATCTGGATCATCGCGGGGGTCGTCTTCGCGGGCGCGGTCCAGGACATGGTGGTGCTGTTCTTCTCCACGAGGAGGGACGGCCGGTCGCTCGGCCAGATGGCCCGGGAGGAGATCGGCCCGTTCGGCGGGGCCGCCGCGCTGGTCGCCGCCTTCGCCATCATGATCATCCTGCTGGGTGTGCTGGCGCTGGTCATCGTCAACGCCCTCGCGCAGTCGCCGTGGGGCACCTTCTCGATCGCGATGACCGTCCCGATCGCCCTGCTGATGGGCTTCTACCTGCGTGTGCTGCGGCCGGGGCGGGTCGCCGAGGTGTCGCTGATCGGTGTCGGTCTGCTGCTGCTCGCGCTGGTCGCGGGCCGCTGGGTCGCGGAGTCGTCGTGGGCGGACACCTTCACGCTCGCGCCCTCGACCCTGGTGATCTGGCTGGTGGCGTACGGCTTCATCGCCTCGATCCTGCCAGTGTGGATGCTGCTCGCGCCCCGCGACTATCTGTCGACCTTCATGAAGATCGGCACGATCGTGCTGCTCGCGCTGGGCGTGGTGTTCGCTCTGCCGACGCTGAAGATGGACGCGGTGACCGGCTTCGCTTCGCGGGGCGACGGGCCGGTCTTCGCGGGCTCGCTCTTCCCGTTCGTCTTCATCACCATCGCCTGCGGGGCGCTGTCCGGATTCCACTCCCTCATCTCCTCCGGTACGACGCCGAAGATGATCCAGAAGGAGACGCAGGTCCGGATGATCGGCTACGGCTCCATGCTGATGGAGTCGTCCGTGGCCGTGATGGCGCTGATCGCGGCCTCGATCATCGACCCGGGCCTGTACTTCGCGATGAACGCGCCCGCCGGGGTCATCGGCGACACCGTGCAGAACGCCTCGCAGGTGGTGGGCAGTTGGGGCTACTCGATCTCGCCGGGGGAGTTGGCGGCCGCCGCGCAGAACGTCGAGGAGGCGTCCCTGCTCTCCCGGACCGGCGGCGCGCCCACGCTCGCCGTCGGGGTCTCGGAGATCTTCTCGCAGGTCACGGGCGACGGGCTGCGCGCCTTCTGGTATCACTTCGCGATCATGTTCGAGGCGTTGTTCATCCTGACCGCGCTCGACGCCGGCACCCGCGTGGGCCGGTTCATGCTCCAGGACACCCTCGGCAACCTCTACCGCCCCTTCAAGGACGTCAGTTGGAAGCCCGGCCTGGTCATCACCAGCGCGATCGTGTGCGGGCTGTGGGGGTACTTCCTGTGGGTGGGCGTCCACGAACCACTGGGCGGCATCAACCAACTCTTCCCGATCTTCGGCATCTCGAACCAGCTGCTCGCGGCGGTCGCGCTGGCCGTCTGTACGACGCTGCTGGTGAAGTCGGGGCGGCTCAAGTGGGCCTGGATCACGGGTGTTCCGCTGGCCTGGGACGCGACGGTCACCCTGACCGCCAGCTACCAGAAGGTGTTCTCCAGCGACCCCCGGGTCGGCTTCTTCGAGCAGCGCGGCGTCTATCAGGCCGGCATCGACCGGGGCGAGGTCATCGCCCCCGCCAAGAGCATGGACGACATGCACACCATCGTCACCAACTCCACGGTCGACGGCGTGCTGTCGGCGGTCCTGGCCCTGCTGATCGTCGTGGTGATCGCGGACGCCGTCCGGGTCTGCGTCCGGCACGTACGCCGCCCGGCGCTGTCCACGCTGAGCGAGGCCAAGTACGTCGAGTCGAAGATCGTCGCCCCGGCGGGGCTGATCCCGACCAAGGAGGAGAAGGAGGACGAGCGCCGTGCGGTCGCTTCGGCGGGTGGTTAG
- a CDS encoding YbdD/YjiX family protein: MRSLRRVVRGVRWYVRELTDESAYDRYVEHMRTHDPDAAVPSRREFERMRTDRQEADPREGFRCC, translated from the coding sequence GTGCGGTCGCTTCGGCGGGTGGTTAGGGGTGTGCGCTGGTACGTACGGGAACTGACCGACGAGTCGGCGTACGACCGCTACGTGGAGCACATGCGTACGCACGACCCGGACGCGGCGGTGCCGTCCCGGCGGGAGTTCGAGCGGATGCGGACGGACCGTCAGGAGGCGGATCCCCGGGAGGGGTTCCGCTGCTGCTGA
- a CDS encoding DUF3311 domain-containing protein: MSEAPEVRPPGPPVVTPVRVVIALCLFAPFVAMLWVGSYAKTDPALMGIPFFYWYQMAWVLISTALTAVAYVLWQRDQRARKSQRSTDGGVAK; this comes from the coding sequence ATGTCAGAAGCGCCTGAAGTGAGACCACCAGGGCCACCGGTGGTGACACCTGTCAGGGTGGTCATCGCCCTGTGCCTGTTCGCACCGTTCGTGGCGATGCTCTGGGTCGGTTCCTACGCCAAGACGGACCCAGCGCTCATGGGCATCCCGTTCTTCTACTGGTACCAGATGGCCTGGGTGCTCATCTCCACGGCCCTCACGGCCGTCGCGTACGTGCTGTGGCAGCGTGACCAGCGCGCCCGCAAGTCCCAGCGGTCCACGGACGGGGGTGTCGCGAAGTGA
- the mctP gene encoding monocarboxylate uptake permease MctP, with protein MKDGVNGVALAVFIFFFLAVTVMGFMAARWRKAENENSLDEWGLGGRSFGTWITWFLLGGDLYTAYTFVAVPAAIYAAGAAGFFAVPYTILIYPLIFTFLPRLWSVSHKHGYVTTSDFVRGRFGSKGLSLAVAVTGILATMPYIALQLVGIQAVLDVMGVGGGENTNWFIKDLPLLIAFGVLAAYTYSSGLRAPALIAFVKDTLIYIVIAVAIIYIPIKLGGFDDIFAKAGEAYTQTNPATGAPRGALVPGDANQWTYATLALGSALALFMYPHSITATLSSKSREVIRRNTTILPLYSLMLGLLALLGFMAIAAGIKVQNGQLAIPQLFETMFPDWFAGVAFAAIGIGALVPAAIMSIAAANLFTRNIYKDFIKPNATPEQETKVSKLVSLLVKVGALAFVLTMDKTVAINFQLLGGIWILQTFPALVGGLFTRWFHRWALLAGWAVGMLYGTMAAYGVASPTQKHFGGSSAEIPGIGEIGYIGLTAFVLNVVVTVVLTFVLRAAKAPDGIDETKPEDYTADAGDAGVQVELPPATAGASH; from the coding sequence GTGAAGGACGGCGTGAACGGCGTGGCACTCGCCGTCTTCATCTTCTTCTTCCTGGCCGTCACGGTCATGGGCTTCATGGCCGCGCGCTGGCGCAAGGCCGAGAACGAGAACAGCCTCGACGAATGGGGCCTGGGCGGCCGGTCGTTCGGCACCTGGATCACCTGGTTCCTGCTCGGCGGCGACCTCTACACGGCGTACACCTTCGTCGCCGTACCGGCGGCGATCTACGCGGCGGGCGCGGCCGGCTTCTTCGCCGTGCCCTACACGATTCTGATCTACCCGCTGATCTTCACCTTCCTGCCCCGTCTGTGGTCGGTCTCGCACAAGCACGGCTATGTGACGACATCCGACTTCGTACGCGGCCGCTTCGGCTCGAAGGGTCTTTCGCTGGCGGTGGCGGTGACCGGCATCCTCGCGACGATGCCGTACATCGCCCTCCAACTCGTCGGCATCCAGGCCGTACTGGACGTCATGGGCGTCGGCGGCGGCGAGAACACCAACTGGTTCATCAAGGACCTGCCGCTGCTGATCGCGTTCGGTGTGCTGGCCGCATACACCTACTCGTCGGGCCTGCGCGCCCCGGCGCTGATCGCGTTCGTCAAGGACACCCTGATCTACATCGTCATCGCGGTGGCGATCATCTACATCCCGATCAAGCTGGGCGGCTTCGACGACATCTTCGCCAAGGCGGGCGAGGCGTACACCCAGACCAACCCGGCGACGGGTGCGCCGCGCGGTGCGCTGGTGCCGGGCGACGCGAACCAGTGGACGTACGCGACCCTGGCCCTCGGTTCGGCACTCGCGCTCTTCATGTACCCGCACTCGATCACGGCGACGCTGTCGTCGAAGAGCCGCGAGGTGATCCGCCGCAACACCACGATCCTGCCGTTGTACTCGCTGATGCTGGGGCTGCTGGCCCTGCTGGGCTTCATGGCGATCGCCGCCGGGATCAAGGTGCAGAACGGCCAGCTGGCGATCCCGCAACTGTTCGAGACGATGTTCCCCGACTGGTTCGCGGGCGTCGCCTTCGCCGCCATCGGCATCGGTGCGCTGGTCCCCGCGGCGATCATGTCCATCGCGGCGGCGAACCTCTTCACCCGCAACATCTACAAGGACTTCATCAAGCCGAACGCCACGCCGGAGCAGGAGACCAAGGTCTCCAAGCTGGTGTCGCTGCTGGTGAAGGTGGGCGCCCTGGCCTTCGTCCTGACGATGGACAAGACGGTCGCCATCAACTTCCAGCTTCTGGGCGGCATCTGGATCCTCCAGACCTTCCCGGCGCTGGTGGGCGGCCTCTTCACCCGCTGGTTCCACCGCTGGGCCCTGCTCGCGGGCTGGGCGGTCGGCATGCTCTACGGCACGATGGCCGCGTACGGCGTCGCCTCGCCGACCCAGAAGCACTTCGGCGGCTCCTCCGCGGAGATCCCCGGCATCGGCGAGATCGGCTACATCGGTCTGACGGCCTTCGTCCTGAACGTGGTGGTGACGGTTGTCCTGACGTTCGTGCTGCGGGCGGCCAAGGCCCCCGACGGCATCGACGAGACCAAGCCGGAGGACTACACGGCGGACGCGGGCGACGCGGGCGTCCAGGTCGAACTGCCACCGGCGACGGCGGGCGCGAGCCACTAG
- a CDS encoding nucleoside hydrolase — protein sequence MNAPAPIVLDSDPGIDDAVALQYLLGTGLWDLKAYTSVGGNLPAEGTYRNARSLSRALRIDADVPVHRGAGRPLSRLPYREASAFHGPAGLGNEDLPDSTAAHPTESSARALLRLSREYEGELTVCATGPLTNVAIAVLEDPGFAHRVKKFVFMGGAAQVPGNITPVAEFNIWADPDAAEVVLSSGIPFTMVDLDASHRWLFRPADLAALEAAGPGTALAARLMRTYMNAYTRHGGDGTCPLHDPLAVGVCGDESFVTAADGAVVVECGSELTRGQTVFVPADARRIYYSESPALTTRLRTTGRVALGPGPRDFTKDFVTTLPRRPATTTR from the coding sequence GTGAACGCTCCGGCTCCGATCGTCCTCGACAGCGACCCCGGCATCGACGACGCCGTAGCCCTGCAGTACCTGCTCGGTACCGGGCTGTGGGACCTCAAGGCGTACACATCCGTCGGCGGCAATCTCCCCGCCGAGGGGACCTATCGCAACGCCCGGTCCCTCTCCCGCGCCCTGCGCATCGACGCCGACGTCCCCGTACACAGAGGAGCGGGCCGGCCCCTGTCCCGGCTCCCGTACCGGGAGGCCTCCGCCTTCCACGGCCCGGCGGGCCTCGGCAACGAGGACCTGCCCGACTCGACCGCCGCCCACCCGACGGAGTCGTCCGCGCGGGCATTGCTCCGGCTCTCACGGGAGTACGAGGGCGAGCTGACCGTCTGCGCCACGGGCCCGCTCACGAACGTGGCCATCGCGGTCCTGGAGGACCCGGGATTCGCCCACCGCGTCAAGAAGTTCGTGTTCATGGGCGGCGCCGCGCAGGTACCGGGCAACATCACCCCGGTCGCCGAGTTCAACATCTGGGCCGACCCGGACGCCGCCGAGGTGGTGCTCTCCTCCGGCATCCCGTTCACCATGGTCGACCTGGACGCCTCGCACCGCTGGCTGTTCCGCCCCGCGGACCTCGCGGCACTGGAGGCCGCGGGCCCCGGCACGGCACTCGCGGCCCGGCTGATGCGGACGTACATGAACGCCTACACCCGCCACGGCGGCGACGGCACCTGCCCACTGCACGACCCGCTGGCGGTGGGCGTCTGCGGCGACGAGTCGTTCGTGACGGCCGCCGACGGAGCCGTCGTCGTGGAGTGCGGAAGCGAACTGACGCGCGGCCAGACCGTGTTCGTCCCCGCCGACGCCCGACGGATCTACTACTCGGAGTCCCCCGCCCTGACCACCCGCCTCCGCACCACCGGCCGCGTCGCCCTGGGCCCGGGCCCCCGCGACTTCACCAAGGACTTCGTGACGACGCTGCCGCGCCGGCCTGCCACCACAACCCGATAG
- a CDS encoding GNAT family N-acetyltransferase — protein MDITIRQATPDEYAVLGEITAQAYLGDGLLDFGKSDQYLGELRDVAKRAAATEVLVAVEAGRVLGGVTFVPAGGPMADIARTGEAEIRMLAVAPEARGRGTGEALVRACVERARAVDGCVRVVLSTQRTMHAAHRIYERLGFVRTPERDWNPLPDLTDLTLITYELTL, from the coding sequence ATGGACATCACGATCAGGCAGGCGACCCCCGACGAGTACGCCGTTCTCGGCGAGATCACCGCCCAGGCCTACCTCGGCGACGGACTGCTGGACTTCGGGAAGAGCGACCAGTACCTCGGTGAGCTGCGCGACGTGGCCAAGCGGGCCGCCGCGACTGAGGTGCTCGTCGCGGTCGAGGCCGGGCGGGTGCTCGGCGGAGTGACCTTCGTCCCGGCCGGTGGCCCCATGGCCGACATCGCCCGTACCGGAGAGGCCGAGATACGGATGCTCGCGGTCGCTCCGGAGGCCCGCGGGCGGGGCACCGGCGAGGCTCTCGTACGCGCCTGCGTCGAGCGCGCCCGCGCCGTCGACGGCTGTGTGCGCGTCGTCCTGTCGACCCAGCGGACCATGCACGCCGCCCATCGCATCTACGAACGTCTGGGCTTCGTCCGCACACCCGAGCGGGACTGGAACCCCCTCCCTGACCTGACCGACCTCACCCTGATCACCTACGAGTTGACCCTCTGA
- a CDS encoding ribonucleoside-diphosphate reductase subunit alpha, translating to MTIAPADPASAALVPAVAATETDDPGTALLRTLTELTADLPDADPGRVAAAALRGRSARGAFDEVTAELRELATEAAAGLISEDPAYSKLAARLLAIGIRAEAASQGVTTFTESIAVGHREGLVADRTAEFARVHAARLDALVDPAADDRFGYFGLRTLHSRYLLRHPITRKVVETPQHFMLRVASGLAEDDSPRSVDEVAALYGLMSRLDYLPSSPTLFNSGTRHPQMSSCYLLDSPLDELDSIYDRYLQVARLSKHAGGIGLSYSRIRSRGSLIRGTNGHSNGIVPFLKTLDASVAAVNQGGRRKGAAAVYLETWHSDIEEFLELRDNTGEDARRTHNLNLAHWIPDEFMRRVNADEQWSLFSPSDVPELVDLWGEEFDDAYREAEAKGLAKKTIPARDLYGRMMRTLAQTGNGWMTFKDAANRTSNQTALGGVIHSSNLCTEILEVTDDGETAVCNLGSINLGAFVNGGDIDWERLDETVRTAVTFLDRVIDINFYPTEQASRSNAKWRPVGLGCMGLQDVFFKLRLPFDSAEAKALSTRIAERIMLAAYETSVDLAMGRGYHPTFERTRAAQGWLQPDHYDVELTWPERWEALRDEMAIGGLRNSLLIAIAPTATIASIAGVYECIEPQVSNLFKRETLSGEFLQVNPYLVQDLKDLGVWDARTREALRDANGSVQDFAWIPEEVRALYRTAWEIPQRALIDMAAARTPFLDQAQSLNLFMETPTIGKLSSMYAYAWKSGLKTTYYLRSRPATRIARAAQATVPVQQTADPEAVACSLENPESCEACQ from the coding sequence GTGACCATCGCGCCAGCCGATCCGGCTTCAGCCGCCCTGGTTCCCGCCGTCGCGGCGACGGAGACCGACGATCCCGGTACCGCGTTGCTGCGGACCCTGACCGAGCTGACCGCCGACCTCCCCGACGCCGACCCGGGCCGGGTCGCCGCCGCCGCGCTGCGCGGCCGGTCCGCTCGGGGGGCCTTCGACGAGGTCACCGCAGAGCTGCGCGAGCTGGCCACGGAGGCGGCCGCAGGCCTCATCTCCGAGGACCCCGCCTACTCGAAGCTGGCCGCCCGCCTGCTGGCGATCGGTATTCGGGCCGAGGCCGCCTCCCAGGGCGTCACCACGTTCACGGAGTCCATCGCCGTGGGCCACCGGGAGGGCCTCGTCGCCGACCGTACGGCGGAGTTCGCGCGGGTCCACGCCGCGCGCCTCGACGCCCTCGTCGACCCGGCCGCCGACGACCGCTTCGGCTACTTCGGCCTGCGCACCCTCCACAGCCGCTACCTCCTCCGGCACCCGATCACCCGCAAGGTCGTCGAGACGCCCCAGCACTTCATGCTGCGTGTCGCCTCCGGCCTCGCCGAGGACGACAGCCCCCGCTCCGTCGACGAAGTCGCCGCGCTCTACGGGCTCATGAGCCGCCTCGACTACCTCCCCTCCTCCCCCACGCTCTTCAACTCCGGCACCCGGCACCCCCAGATGTCGTCCTGCTACCTCCTCGACTCCCCCCTGGACGAGCTGGACTCCATCTACGACCGCTACCTCCAGGTGGCCCGCCTCTCGAAGCACGCCGGCGGCATCGGGCTGTCGTACTCCCGTATCCGCTCCCGGGGTTCGCTGATCCGGGGCACGAACGGGCACTCCAACGGCATCGTCCCGTTCCTGAAGACGCTCGACGCCTCGGTCGCCGCCGTGAACCAGGGCGGTCGGCGCAAGGGCGCAGCCGCGGTCTATCTGGAAACCTGGCACTCCGACATCGAGGAGTTCCTGGAGCTGCGCGACAACACGGGCGAGGACGCCCGGCGGACGCACAACCTGAACCTGGCGCACTGGATCCCGGACGAGTTCATGCGCCGGGTGAACGCCGACGAGCAGTGGTCGCTGTTCTCCCCGTCCGACGTGCCCGAACTGGTCGACCTGTGGGGCGAGGAGTTCGACGACGCGTACCGCGAGGCGGAGGCGAAGGGGCTGGCGAAGAAGACCATCCCGGCCCGCGACCTGTACGGCCGCATGATGCGCACGCTCGCGCAGACCGGCAACGGCTGGATGACCTTCAAGGACGCCGCGAACCGCACCTCCAACCAGACGGCCCTGGGCGGTGTGATCCACTCCTCCAACCTCTGCACGGAGATCCTGGAGGTCACGGACGACGGGGAGACGGCGGTCTGCAACCTGGGGTCGATCAACCTCGGCGCCTTCGTGAACGGCGGGGACATCGACTGGGAGCGCCTGGACGAGACGGTCCGCACGGCCGTCACCTTCCTCGACCGCGTCATCGACATCAACTTCTACCCCACCGAGCAGGCGTCCCGGTCCAACGCCAAGTGGCGTCCCGTCGGCCTCGGTTGCATGGGCCTGCAGGACGTCTTCTTCAAGCTGCGGCTGCCCTTCGACTCCGCCGAGGCGAAGGCCCTGTCCACCCGGATCGCGGAGCGCATCATGCTCGCCGCGTACGAGACGTCCGTCGATCTCGCCATGGGCCGCGGCTACCACCCGACGTTCGAGCGCACCCGTGCAGCCCAGGGCTGGCTGCAGCCGGACCACTACGACGTCGAGCTGACCTGGCCAGAGCGCTGGGAAGCGCTCCGCGACGAAATGGCGATCGGCGGCCTGCGCAACTCCCTGCTCATCGCCATCGCGCCGACTGCCACCATCGCCTCGATCGCGGGCGTGTACGAGTGCATCGAGCCGCAGGTGTCCAACCTGTTCAAGCGAGAGACGCTGTCCGGCGAGTTCCTCCAGGTCAATCCCTATCTGGTGCAGGACCTGAAGGACCTCGGTGTCTGGGACGCCCGCACCCGTGAGGCGCTGCGCGACGCGAACGGTTCGGTGCAGGACTTCGCGTGGATCCCCGAGGAGGTACGGGCGCTGTACCGCACGGCCTGGGAGATCCCGCAGCGCGCCCTGATCGACATGGCCGCCGCCCGCACCCCGTTCCTGGACCAGGCCCAGTCCCTGAACCTCTTCATGGAGACGCCGACCATCGGCAAGCTCTCCTCGATGTACGCGTACGCCTGGAAGTCGGGGCTGAAGACGACGTACTACCTGCGTTCGCGCCCGGCGACCCGCATCGCCCGCGCGGCCCAGGCCACTGTCCCCGTGCAGCAGACCGCAGACCCCGAAGCGGTCGCCTGCTCCCTTGAGAACCCCGAGTCCTGCGAGGCCTGCCAATGA
- a CDS encoding ribonucleotide-diphosphate reductase subunit beta: MMSSTQNLLDPGFELTLRPMRYPDFYERYRDAIKNTWTVEEVDLHSDVTDLAKLSPAEQHLIGRLVAFFATGDSIVANNLVLTLYKHINSPEARLYLSRQLFEEAVHVQFYLTLLDTYLPDPEDRTAAFAAVENIPSIREKAEFCFTWMDSVEKLDRLESKADRRRFLLNLICFAACIEGLFFYGAFAYVYWFRSRGLLHGLATGTNWVFRDETMHMSFAFDVVDTVRKEEPDLFDDELQQQVTDMLREAVEAELQFARDLCGDGLPGMNTDSMRQYLECVADQRLTRLGFAPVYGSENPFSFMELQGVQELTNFFERRPSAYQVAVEGTVDLDEDF, encoded by the coding sequence ATGATGTCCAGCACCCAGAATCTCCTCGACCCCGGCTTCGAGCTGACTCTCCGCCCGATGCGCTACCCGGACTTCTACGAGCGCTACCGGGACGCGATCAAGAACACCTGGACCGTCGAGGAGGTCGACCTCCACTCGGACGTCACCGACCTGGCGAAGCTCAGCCCCGCCGAGCAGCACCTGATCGGCCGACTGGTGGCGTTCTTCGCGACGGGCGACTCGATCGTCGCGAACAACCTGGTCCTGACGCTGTACAAGCACATCAACTCCCCCGAGGCGCGGCTCTACTTGAGCCGTCAGCTCTTCGAGGAGGCCGTCCACGTCCAGTTCTATCTGACGCTGCTGGACACCTACCTCCCCGACCCGGAGGACCGTACGGCAGCCTTCGCCGCCGTCGAGAACATCCCCTCCATCCGGGAGAAGGCCGAGTTCTGCTTCACATGGATGGACTCGGTGGAGAAGCTGGACCGGCTGGAGTCCAAGGCCGACCGGCGTCGCTTCCTGCTCAATCTGATCTGCTTCGCCGCGTGCATCGAGGGCCTGTTCTTCTACGGCGCCTTCGCGTACGTCTACTGGTTCCGCAGCCGGGGCCTGCTGCACGGTCTGGCCACCGGCACCAACTGGGTGTTCCGCGACGAGACGATGCACATGAGCTTCGCCTTCGACGTGGTCGACACCGTCCGCAAGGAGGAGCCGGACCTCTTCGACGACGAGCTTCAGCAGCAGGTGACGGACATGCTGCGGGAGGCAGTCGAGGCCGAGCTGCAGTTCGCGCGCGACCTGTGCGGTGACGGCCTCCCGGGCATGAACACCGACTCGATGCGGCAGTACCTGGAGTGTGTCGCCGATCAGCGTCTGACGCGCCTCGGCTTCGCTCCGGTGTACGGCTCCGAGAACCCCTTCTCCTTCATGGAGCTGCAGGGCGTTCAGGAGTTGACCAACTTCTTCGAGCGGCGTCCGTCGGCGTACCAGGTGGCGGTGGAGGGCACCGTCGACCTGGACGAGGACTTCTGA
- a CDS encoding GlxA family transcriptional regulator, with translation MLKNVAAVLLDGVHPFELGVVCEVFGLDRSDEGLPVYDFAVVSAEGRALSTHVPGFTVSTPYGLERLEEADLIAVPASDRHVTRDCPPELLDALRRAVDRGARVLSVCSGVFVLGAAGLLDGRHCAAHWRHAEILARRFPRAIVEPDVLYVDADPVITSAGTAAGIDACLHIVRREQGPEVANKIARRMVVPPHRDGGQAQYIERPLPRSQCDTVGEVLAWMERHLDEEVTVEQLAARAHMSPRTFARRFQQETGTTPYRWILRQRVLLAQRLLEATDETMDTIAWRTGFGTAAALRHQFVRSLGTTPQAYRRTFRGPEAA, from the coding sequence ATGCTGAAGAACGTCGCCGCCGTCCTCCTCGACGGCGTGCACCCCTTCGAACTCGGCGTCGTCTGCGAGGTGTTCGGCCTCGACCGGAGCGACGAGGGCCTGCCGGTGTACGACTTCGCCGTGGTCTCGGCGGAGGGTCGGGCGCTGAGCACCCACGTCCCCGGCTTCACGGTGTCGACCCCGTACGGCCTCGAGCGCCTGGAGGAGGCGGACCTGATCGCCGTACCGGCCTCGGACAGGCACGTCACCCGTGACTGTCCACCCGAGTTGCTCGACGCCCTGCGCCGGGCCGTCGACCGAGGCGCCCGGGTGCTCAGCGTCTGCTCCGGAGTCTTCGTGCTGGGCGCGGCCGGGCTGCTCGACGGGCGGCACTGCGCCGCTCACTGGCGGCACGCCGAGATACTGGCCCGGCGTTTTCCGCGGGCGATCGTCGAACCGGACGTGCTGTACGTGGACGCCGACCCGGTGATCACCTCGGCGGGTACCGCGGCCGGTATCGACGCCTGTCTCCACATCGTCCGCAGGGAACAGGGCCCGGAGGTCGCCAACAAGATCGCGCGGCGCATGGTCGTACCACCGCACCGCGACGGCGGTCAGGCCCAGTACATCGAGCGGCCGCTGCCCCGCTCGCAGTGCGACACGGTCGGCGAGGTGCTGGCCTGGATGGAGCGCCACCTCGACGAGGAGGTCACCGTCGAGCAGCTCGCCGCCCGCGCCCATATGTCCCCGCGTACGTTCGCCCGCCGCTTCCAGCAGGAAACCGGGACCACCCCGTACCGCTGGATCCTGCGCCAACGGGTGCTGCTGGCCCAGCGGTTGCTGGAGGCGACGGACGAGACGATGGACACGATCGCCTGGCGCACCGGCTTCGGCACGGCGGCCGCCCTGCGCCATCAGTTCGTACGGTCACTGGGCACGACCCCCCAGGCCTACCGCAGGACGTTCCGGGGCCCGGAGGCCGCCTGA
- the def gene encoding peptide deformylase: MAQQDTDQQHVGVLPVDDEGFVVDTEDCEEREQAYRERGTSRPITVVGNPVLHKECKDVTEFDDELAKLVDDMFASQRTAEGVGLAANQIGVDLKVFVYDCPDDEGNRHVGVVCNPKLVELPAETRRLDDSNEGCLSVPTAYMPLARPDYAEVTGQDEKGNPIKVRGTGYFARCLQHETDHLYGYLYIDRLSKRDRKDALRQMAENEPRYPVVAND; this comes from the coding sequence ATGGCTCAGCAGGACACCGATCAGCAGCACGTGGGCGTGCTCCCCGTCGATGACGAGGGGTTCGTCGTCGACACGGAGGACTGCGAGGAGCGCGAGCAGGCGTACCGCGAGCGGGGTACCTCGCGGCCGATCACGGTCGTCGGGAACCCGGTGCTGCACAAGGAGTGCAAGGACGTCACCGAGTTCGACGACGAGCTGGCGAAGCTGGTGGACGACATGTTCGCCAGTCAGCGCACCGCCGAGGGCGTGGGCCTGGCCGCGAACCAGATCGGCGTCGATCTGAAGGTGTTCGTGTACGACTGCCCGGACGACGAGGGCAACCGGCACGTCGGCGTGGTCTGCAACCCCAAGCTGGTCGAACTGCCCGCCGAGACGCGCCGGTTGGACGACAGCAACGAGGGATGCCTGTCCGTGCCGACCGCGTACATGCCGCTCGCCCGCCCCGACTACGCCGAGGTCACCGGGCAGGACGAGAAGGGCAACCCGATCAAGGTGCGCGGCACCGGTTACTTCGCGCGCTGCCTGCAGCACGAGACCGACCATCTGTACGGCTACCTGTACATCGACCGGCTGTCCAAGCGCGACCGCAAGGACGCGCTGCGGCAGATGGCCGAGAACGAGCCCCGGTACCCCGTCGTCGCGAACGACTGA